A region of Pseudorasbora parva isolate DD20220531a chromosome 14, ASM2467924v1, whole genome shotgun sequence DNA encodes the following proteins:
- the rrbp1b gene encoding ribosome-binding protein 1b yields the protein MDVYDPQTLGIVVFGGFMVFSAIGITLVSTFSMKETSYEEALAKQRQDSGKIQPQRSDKKKKTSEKKNKAKKKEEKPNGNLPESEPESIPEPVVENSEPKAFPQVEQEPQSEPVPVPEPEIKPKPVVPEPAPKIVECAAPPTVSAVVVPLAPSPKEKKKKKVAKMEPAPVKPVEVPEVVVKVEPVVAEVAVKAAVAPEVAAPPKAEEPKTEAPTKKKSKKKAEPVASVEMVDVPQPSPYKTLVSSLNSASFSESETQKLFEIISKKAGKDSWQLASQKGDPLAALKKQLEEKEKQLTAEQGNVAAAKNRVRELTKEMSSAKSKMTSIENHMSSELSARSQEIASLQALMQTSYQEHVNETQQLNDKIQSLQEQLENGPTAQLARLQQENSILRDALNQATSQAESRQNAELAKLRQDCTRLTREVNERTAAQHAEEERRKTLETKMVTAEEQLAQTQASRVEAEQALKKKLDRVCEELCEAQKGSTTLQAQVDAVKEQTKTLTELQERMRVTEKELKDRCEELEILRAQLSQAPQVTEEKPSVETEATVQAEIQKINCEEVERLQSSLKEREDQLTSLEAELNRMKEELDTIKRAQAEENQNRVNEADTERREYTAEIDLLKSSLKEKEDLVASLQAQLEKMDSADAVEAEPPFENLEKDARMILLEEELQQLKEEMERVKAKSNELRDKNYAAVEALAVAEKLSEERLNQAKAARSEVEQQLSSFQTDTRNAFQTLFPHISIEMHQKNWLEALTHEAQTALTQTRQSPAEPQHTMSSSDVTDLQQKLALSEERQMSLQAECEQNRSMLSETESKLKVLQMSVEEGERQKQTALDQVKVLEEMANAETQDINQLKGQVMLLEAQLEKQLESITISQTYAEEMSQLKALLSETQAQLVSAKAEAQEQRAELSLVKQELQEASRQVENEKSTQSTQVKMELEEATNELQTEEDIRQQAANNHEQKCLKDLKVQSEELKGAEEEPTEELKERLEKEKKLTQDLGQAASELQQDEELDKERESMKDLQEQSQGKETEESKEGTSV from the exons ATGGATGTGTACGACCCTCAAACTCTGGGAATTGTGGTGTTCGGTGGCTTCATGGTGTTCTCCGCCATTGGCATTACGCTTGTTTCAACCTTTTCCATGAAGGAGACATCTTATGAAGAAGCCCTGGCCAAACAACGGCAAGACTCAGGCAAGATCCAACCCCAGCGCTCTGACAAGAAGAAAAAGACATCCGAAAAGAAAAACAAGGCCAAGAAGAAGGAGGAGAAGCCAAATGGGAACCTTCCAGAATCTGAGCCCGAGTCTATCCCTGAACCTGTGGTTGAGAACAGTGAGCCCAAAGCATTCCCTCAAGTTGAACAAGAACCCCAATCTGAACCTGTGCCTGTTCCAGAGCCTGAAATTAAGCCCAAGCCAGTTGTACCTGAACCAGCTCCTAAGATTGTTGAGTGTGCTGCCCCTCCCACTGTAAGTGCTGTGGTGGTCCCACTTGCTCCTTCCccaaaagagaagaaaaagaagaaggtGGCCAAGATGGAGCCAGCCCCCGTCAAGCCTGTGGAGGTCCCAGAAGTTGTAGTTAAGGTGGAACCAGTGGTTGCAGAAGTGGCGGTGAAAGCAGCAGTTGCTCCTGAGGTTGCTGCTCCCCCTAAAGCTGAAGAACCCAAAACTGAAGCTCCAACCAAGAAGAAGTCAAAGAAGAAGGCTGAGCCAG TGGCTTCTGTGGAAATGGTTGATGTTCCCCAGCCGTCACCGTATAAAACTTTGGTCTCCAGCCTGAATAGTGCATCGTTCAGTGAATCAGAGACCCAGAAACTCTTTGAGATCATCAGCAAGAAGGCAGGAAAGGACTCCTGGCAACTG GCATCTCAGAAGGGTGACCCCTTGGCGGCCTTGAAGAAGCAGCTGGAGGAGAAAGAAAAGCAGTTGACCGCTGAACAAGGCAACGTAGCTGCAGCCAAAAACCGTGTCCGAGAGCTTACCAAG gagaTGAGTTCTGCAAAGAGCAAGATGACGTCCATAGAGAACCATATGAGCTCTGAGCTGAGCGCCCGTAGCCAGGAGATCGCATCTCTTCAGGCTCTCATGCAGACTTCTTACCAGGAGCATGTCAACGAGACGCAGCAGCTCAACGACAAG ATCCAAAGCCTGCAAGAGCAGTTAGAGAATGGACCGACTGCTCAGCTGGCTCGTCTGCAGCAAGAGAACTCTATTCTCAGAGATGCCCTCAATCAAGCCACTAGCCAGGCTGAAAGCAG GCAGAATGCAGAGTTGGCGAAGCTGCGTCAGGATTGTACGCGCCTAACCCGAGAAGTGAATGAGCGCACAGCTGCTCAGCATGCTGAGGAAGAGCGCAGGAAGACTCTTGAAACCAAGATGGTCACTGCTGAAGAGCAGCTAGCGCAAACACAA GCGTCCCGTGTGGAGGCAGAGCAGGCTTTGAAGAAAAAGTTGGATCGAGTCTGTGAAGAACTTTGTGAGGCTCAAAAAGGCAGCACCACCCTACAGGCTCAAGTAGATGCAGTAAAAGAGCAAACCAAGACCCTTACTG AACTCCAGGAGCGTATGCGTGTTACTGAAAAAGAGCTGAAAGACAGATGTGAAGAGCTGGAGATATTGAGAGCACAGCTGTCTCAGGCACCGCAGGTTACTGAGGAAAAGCCCTCTGTGGAAACAGAAGCAACAGTACAGGCTGAGATCCAG AAGATCAACTGCGAGGAGGTGGAACGGTTGCAGAGCAG TCTAAAAGAAAGGGAGGACCAGCTCACATCACTGGAGGCGGAGCTTAATCGGATGAAGGAGGAGCTTGACACTATAAAGAGAGCTCAGGCTGAGGAAAATCAGAATAG ggtaaATGAGGCGGACACAGAACGGAGGGAATACACGGCTGAGATCGACCTACTTAAATCCAG TCTGAAAGAAAAGGAAGATTTGGTGGCATCTTTACAGGCTCAGCTGGAGAAGATGGATAGT GCTGATGCTGTCGAAGCTGAGCCACCGTTTGAGAA TCTGGAGAAGGACGCACGCATGATCTTGCTGGAGGAAGAACTTCAACAGCTTAAAGAAGAGATGGAGCGAGTGAAGGCCAAGAGCAAT GAACTGCGAGATAAAAACTATGCCGCAGTGGAAGCCCTAGCTGTTGCTGAGAAGCTGAGTGAAGAAAGACTGAACCAAGCCAAAGCCGCACGG agTGAAGTTGAGCAGCAGCTGAGCTCTTTCCAGACCGACACCAGAAATGCTTTCCAGACGCTCTTCCCTCACATCAGCATAGAAATGCATCAG AAGAACTGGCTGGAAGCATTGACACACGAAGCACAGACGGCACTGACACAGACTCGGCAGAGTCCAGCAGAACCGCAGCACACAATGTCAAGCTCGGATGTGACG GATCTACAGCAGAAACTCGCCCTATCAGAGGAGAGACAGATGTCACTTCAGGCCGAGTGTGAGCAGAACAGGTCAATGCTCAGTGAAACG GAGAGCAAGCTGAAAGTTCTGCAGATGAGTGTGGAGGAAGGCGAGCGGCAAAAACAGACG GCTCTGGATCAGGTGAAGGTCCTGGAGGAGATGGCAAACGCAGAAACACAGGACATCAATCAG CTGAAGGGGCAGGTGATGCTTTTGGAAGCCCAGCTGGAGAAACAACTGGAATCCATAACTATCAGTCAGACGTACGCAGAAGAAATGTCTCAG CTGAAGGCTTTGTTATCAGAAACTCAGGCCCAGCTGGTATCAGCCAAAGCAGAGGCTCAGGAACAGAGAGCAGAACTTTCTTTG GTCAAGCAGGAGCTACAGGAAGCGAGTCGGCAGGTAGAAAACGAGAAGAGCACACAGTCCACTCAG GTGAAGATGGAGCTGGAGGAGGCAACAAATGAACTGCAGACAGAAGAGGACATTCGACAGCAGGCTGCAAACAACCATGAGCAG AAGTGCCTCAAGGATCTCAAGGTTCAGTCAGAAGAGCTTAAAGGTGCTGAAGAAGAACCAACTGAAGAGCTAAAG GAGAGACTGGAGAAAGAGAAGAAGTTGACGCAAGACCTCGGCCAGGCAGCCTCTGAACTGCAGCAGGATGAAGAGCTtgacaaagagagggagagcaTGAAGGACCTGCAGGAACAGTCACAGGGCAAG GAAACTGAAGAGTCAAAAGAAGGGACATCTGTTTGA